The following are encoded in a window of Salinibacter ruber DSM 13855 genomic DNA:
- a CDS encoding response regulator — MSIPHILWVDDEIDLLRSHVMFLEEKDYDVSTVANGADAVDLVQQRPFDVVLLDEQMPGMEGLEVLDAIKDERPTLPVVLVTKSEEEDLMEAALGNRISDYLTKPVNPSQILLTCKRLLEQSQIRKEALSQEYLQSFNRISQKLRGALSPHEWIDLYQTLVEYDLELTDDEGARQVFQDQFEEANREFGGFVEEHYPEWMARVDEAPGNDRPVLSHEVVPEFVLPETGEEPVVFFVIDCLRYDQWLEIAELLRPHYTVDTDFYISILPTATPYARNAIFGGMLPVDLVDRFPKAWQTGEESEHSRNQYEDALLRHQLDQHHRDDLSIRYDKLITSEDGQQLAQDAANLTQHDLSAVVVNFIDILAHSRSESDVLKELAPDEEAYRALTRTWFEHSWLLDMLQALSNTDCTVVLTSDHGAVRSLQSTKVIGDRETSTALRYKYGSNLKCDEDDAIFVREPERFGLPSYGMNTTYLLAKQDYYFVYPTNFHHYENLYRDTLQHGGASMQEMILPVATLRPRGSS; from the coding sequence ATGAGCATCCCACACATTCTCTGGGTCGACGACGAGATCGACCTGCTCCGCTCGCACGTGATGTTCTTGGAGGAGAAGGACTACGATGTCTCCACCGTGGCGAACGGGGCCGACGCGGTCGACCTGGTACAGCAGCGCCCCTTCGACGTGGTGCTGCTCGACGAGCAGATGCCGGGCATGGAGGGGCTGGAGGTGCTCGACGCGATTAAGGACGAGCGGCCCACCCTGCCGGTGGTGCTCGTGACGAAGAGTGAGGAGGAGGACCTGATGGAGGCGGCCCTCGGCAACCGGATCAGCGACTACCTCACCAAGCCCGTCAACCCCAGCCAAATCCTCCTCACCTGCAAGCGGCTGCTGGAGCAGTCTCAGATTCGGAAAGAGGCCCTCTCGCAGGAGTACCTGCAGTCGTTCAATCGGATCTCTCAGAAGCTCCGCGGCGCCCTCTCCCCCCACGAGTGGATCGACCTCTACCAAACCCTCGTGGAGTACGACCTGGAGCTGACGGACGACGAGGGCGCCCGGCAGGTTTTTCAGGACCAGTTCGAGGAGGCCAACCGCGAGTTTGGGGGGTTCGTCGAGGAGCACTACCCGGAGTGGATGGCCCGCGTCGACGAGGCGCCCGGGAATGACCGCCCCGTTTTGTCCCACGAGGTGGTGCCCGAGTTCGTGCTGCCGGAGACGGGCGAGGAGCCGGTCGTCTTTTTCGTGATCGACTGCCTGCGGTACGACCAGTGGCTCGAGATTGCCGAGCTGCTCCGGCCCCACTACACCGTCGACACGGACTTCTACATAAGCATTCTGCCCACGGCCACCCCCTACGCCCGCAACGCCATCTTCGGCGGCATGCTGCCGGTCGACCTCGTCGACCGCTTCCCGAAGGCGTGGCAGACGGGCGAGGAGAGCGAGCACAGCCGCAACCAGTACGAGGACGCCCTGCTCCGCCACCAGCTCGACCAGCACCACCGCGACGACCTGAGCATCCGCTACGACAAGCTCATCACGAGCGAGGACGGCCAGCAGCTGGCCCAGGACGCGGCCAACCTGACGCAGCACGACCTGAGCGCCGTCGTCGTCAACTTCATCGACATCCTCGCCCACAGCCGCTCCGAGTCGGACGTGCTGAAGGAGCTCGCCCCCGACGAAGAAGCCTACCGGGCCCTCACGCGTACCTGGTTCGAGCACTCGTGGCTCCTCGACATGCTGCAGGCCCTGTCCAACACCGACTGCACGGTCGTCCTCACCAGCGACCATGGCGCCGTGCGCAGCCTGCAGTCAACCAAGGTGATCGGCGACCGCGAGACCTCCACGGCCCTCCGCTACAAGTACGGGAGCAACCTGAAGTGCGACGAGGACGACGCCATCTTCGTCCGGGAGCCGGAGCGGTTCGGGCTGCCCAGCTACGGAATGAACACGACCTACCTCCTGGCCAAGCAGGACTACTACTTCGTGTACCCCACCAACTTCCACCACTACGAAAACCTCTACCGCGACACCCTCCAGCACGGCGGGGCCTCCATGCAGGAAATGATCCTGCCGGTCGCGACGCTCAGGCCGAGGGGATCGTCCTGA
- the tsaE gene encoding tRNA (adenosine(37)-N6)-threonylcarbamoyltransferase complex ATPase subunit type 1 TsaE yields MPDMPPTETNAIQDRLPRTTNSVEDTMALGARIAQGLSPGAVVALYGDLGTGKTHFVKGVAQGLGLPPAEVRSPTFTILAVHDDGDRPLYHFDAYRVQTPDEFVELGFETYVHGDGLTCIEWAGRVADLLPADTVPLQFHHVAPSTRRITLGAPDSSSSEDDR; encoded by the coding sequence ATGCCCGACATGCCCCCTACAGAGACCAATGCCATCCAGGACCGCCTCCCCCGAACGACCAACTCGGTGGAAGACACCATGGCGCTCGGGGCCCGCATCGCGCAGGGGCTTTCCCCGGGCGCCGTGGTCGCGCTGTACGGCGACCTGGGGACGGGCAAAACCCACTTCGTAAAAGGGGTCGCGCAGGGCCTTGGGCTGCCCCCGGCCGAGGTCCGCAGTCCCACCTTTACGATCCTCGCCGTCCACGACGACGGCGACCGGCCGCTCTACCACTTCGACGCCTACCGCGTGCAGACCCCCGACGAATTCGTGGAGCTCGGCTTCGAGACGTACGTGCACGGCGACGGCCTTACGTGCATCGAGTGGGCCGGTCGGGTCGCCGACCTCCTCCCGGCCGACACGGTCCCCCTCCAGTTCCATCACGTCGCCCCGTCGACACGCCGCATCACCCTCGGCGCCCCGGACAGTTCTTCCTCTGAAGACGACCGCTAA
- a CDS encoding bifunctional folylpolyglutamate synthase/dihydrofolate synthase, translating into MSDALDLLLDRPQYADVADDAFAPGLDRMRALLDGMGTPHEALRAVHVAGTNGKGSTAAMTAAIATAAGLRTGLHTSPHLTHVAQRMRVDGTPAPTDWLADTLGQHRSLVEDVRPSFFELAVALTFRYFAEQNVDLAVIEVGLGGRLDSTNVLAPALSVLTHVGLDHTDMLGDTLDAIAREKAGIIKPETPALSAVTPDEAQAAIAEVAATQDAPLHRLDDEATWTTHRSGLTGSAFSLDTPVRHYDRLSLSLAGPHQQRNAALAVRAAELTVLADADDAAADAAVRDGLGDVRGHTGFHGRLDVLREAPLLVVDVGHNPPAIAATLDVVAPTVADRGGTLHVCLNAVRGKQLDETARLLAAHDAVVTPIPIDTKRALPPDEIAQRLRAQGVTTREPRPLADALDAFERSAAPADGLLLTGSHKLVDVLPPRFRD; encoded by the coding sequence ATGTCCGACGCCCTCGACCTTCTCCTGGACCGCCCCCAGTACGCCGACGTCGCCGACGACGCGTTCGCCCCGGGCCTGGACCGGATGCGGGCCCTGCTCGACGGGATGGGGACCCCGCACGAGGCGCTCCGGGCCGTGCACGTGGCCGGGACGAACGGGAAGGGCTCAACCGCCGCGATGACCGCCGCCATCGCCACCGCGGCGGGCCTGCGCACGGGCCTCCACACCTCCCCCCACCTCACGCACGTCGCCCAGCGGATGCGGGTGGACGGCACGCCCGCCCCCACGGACTGGCTCGCCGACACGCTGGGGCAGCACCGCTCGCTCGTCGAAGACGTCCGGCCGAGCTTCTTCGAGCTCGCCGTCGCGCTCACCTTCCGCTACTTTGCCGAGCAGAACGTGGACCTGGCGGTAATCGAGGTGGGCCTGGGCGGGCGGCTCGACTCGACGAACGTACTCGCTCCGGCCCTGTCGGTCCTCACGCACGTCGGCCTCGACCACACCGACATGCTGGGCGACACCCTCGACGCCATCGCCCGCGAAAAGGCCGGCATCATCAAGCCCGAGACGCCCGCGCTCAGCGCCGTGACCCCGGACGAGGCGCAGGCCGCCATCGCCGAGGTCGCCGCCACACAGGACGCGCCGCTCCACCGGCTCGACGACGAGGCGACCTGGACGACGCACCGGTCGGGCCTGACCGGGAGCGCATTCAGCCTCGACACCCCGGTGCGCCACTACGACCGCCTCTCGCTGTCGCTCGCCGGCCCCCACCAGCAGCGCAACGCCGCCCTGGCCGTGCGGGCCGCGGAGCTCACCGTCCTCGCCGACGCGGACGACGCAGCGGCGGACGCCGCGGTGCGCGATGGGCTCGGCGACGTGCGGGGCCACACCGGCTTCCACGGGCGGCTCGATGTCCTTCGGGAGGCGCCCCTCCTCGTGGTCGACGTGGGCCACAACCCGCCGGCCATCGCCGCGACCCTCGACGTCGTGGCCCCCACCGTGGCCGACCGCGGCGGCACGCTGCACGTGTGCCTCAACGCCGTGCGCGGCAAGCAGCTCGACGAGACGGCCCGGCTGCTCGCCGCCCACGACGCCGTCGTCACCCCCATCCCCATCGACACGAAGCGCGCCCTCCCGCCCGACGAGATTGCCCAGCGGCTGCGGGCCCAGGGCGTCACGACACGCGAGCCGCGGCCCCTCGCCGACGCGCTCGACGCGTTCGAGCGGAGCGCGGCCCCCGCGGACGGGCTGCTGCTCACCGGTTCGCACAAGCTCGTGGACGTGCTGCCGCCCCGGTTTCGCGATTGA
- a CDS encoding ArsA family ATPase produces MLFPASDDDVPFDDAPRILLFTGKGGTGKTTCAAATAQHAARQGHKTLVLSSDPAHSLADALDQELGPEAREVRDRLFAQEVDLYYSMKKHWGHMRELMLTVFRWQGVDQIAAEELAALPGMNEGSVLLWLEEALREADYDLIVVDSAPTGETLTLLTLPQVTQWWLAKAFPFQKMAVKSLGFGVRKATGIPLDKGYEELEVIFEKLERVQQVLATPSTTSIRLVTNPEKMVIEEARRAFTYLQLYGYGVDSVVVNRVLPEEEVPADSFFEGYVESQREYLEEIEQSFRPLPILQVPHLGEEVFGAERLGRIGDAMYAERNPTDVFYDEPTFTVEEDGDAYVLNLRLAFATEADVDVRQLGDQLVVQVANQRSNVILPNFLNYYHMTNAALEEGWLRVRFTPDGEASSN; encoded by the coding sequence ATGCTCTTTCCCGCCAGCGACGACGACGTGCCCTTCGACGACGCCCCCCGCATCCTCCTGTTTACGGGAAAGGGGGGCACCGGCAAGACCACCTGCGCCGCCGCCACGGCCCAGCACGCGGCCCGGCAGGGCCACAAAACCCTCGTCCTCTCGTCGGACCCCGCCCACAGCCTCGCCGACGCGCTCGACCAGGAGCTCGGCCCCGAGGCGCGAGAAGTGCGCGACCGCCTCTTCGCCCAGGAGGTGGACCTCTACTACTCGATGAAGAAGCACTGGGGCCACATGCGGGAGCTGATGCTCACCGTCTTCCGCTGGCAGGGGGTCGACCAGATTGCCGCGGAGGAGCTCGCCGCGCTGCCGGGCATGAACGAGGGATCGGTGCTGCTGTGGCTCGAAGAGGCCCTCCGCGAGGCCGACTACGACCTCATCGTCGTGGACAGCGCGCCCACCGGCGAGACGCTCACCCTGCTCACCCTGCCGCAGGTCACCCAGTGGTGGCTCGCCAAGGCGTTTCCCTTCCAGAAGATGGCGGTCAAGTCGCTCGGCTTCGGCGTCCGCAAGGCCACCGGCATTCCGCTGGACAAGGGCTACGAGGAACTGGAGGTGATCTTCGAGAAGCTGGAGCGCGTCCAGCAGGTGCTCGCCACCCCGTCGACCACCTCGATCCGGCTCGTGACGAACCCCGAAAAGATGGTGATTGAGGAGGCGCGGCGGGCCTTCACGTACCTGCAGCTGTACGGCTACGGCGTGGACAGCGTCGTCGTGAACCGCGTGCTGCCGGAAGAGGAGGTGCCGGCCGACTCGTTCTTCGAGGGCTACGTGGAGAGCCAGCGCGAATACCTCGAGGAGATTGAGCAGAGCTTCCGCCCCCTTCCCATCCTGCAGGTGCCGCACCTGGGCGAAGAGGTGTTCGGGGCCGAGCGCCTGGGCCGCATCGGGGACGCGATGTATGCGGAGCGGAACCCGACGGACGTGTTCTACGACGAGCCCACGTTCACGGTGGAGGAGGACGGGGACGCCTACGTTCTGAACCTGCGCCTCGCGTTCGCCACGGAGGCCGACGTCGACGTGCGCCAGCTCGGGGATCAGCTCGTCGTGCAGGTCGCCAACCAGCGGTCCAACGTGATCCTCCCCAACTTCCTCAACTACTACCACATGACGAACGCCGCCCTGGAGGAGGGATGGCTCCGGGTCCGCTTCACCCCGGATGGCGAAGCCTCTTCGAATTGA
- a CDS encoding hydroxymethylglutaryl-CoA reductase, whose protein sequence is MSVPDALLKQLYTFGSLENTDRGVEFALKNRLQDATLTGLLDVKIDGDTVPPERVHLFMGEGETHAADEISDEDALDFPLRRTLHLRADRPALESGTHNLELTFRADPFGTLTFSVEDSISEQDEALERIPRDPDDNCSQAIIDERQQFVEDYGDTSLDHVPHYSFDPAVTEGNVENFTGVAQIPLGFAGPLTVHGEHAQDDVLIPLATSEGTLVASYNRGIKVCNLSGGIEATVSRDCMQRAPVFIFDNARAARDFTHWVDDHMDAIRAEAESTSSVAELLYIDHYLSNHFAYLRFNYRTGDAAGQNMVGRATFAACGWIMDQYPGPVEHFYLESNFATDKKASQVNVMRTRGKRVTAEATIDRDTLAQHMRVEPEALHHHWSVSTVGAFLSGANNNGAHSPNAITALFIATGQDVANVSESSAGVLYTDITDDGDLDISLTIPSLIVATYGGGTGLPTQRECLEVMGCYGKGKVHKFAEIVAAATLAGELSLGAAISSSDWVSSHETYGRNR, encoded by the coding sequence ATGTCCGTGCCCGACGCCCTTCTGAAGCAGCTCTACACGTTTGGCAGTCTCGAGAATACCGACCGGGGCGTCGAGTTTGCGCTCAAGAACCGCCTGCAGGATGCCACACTCACCGGCCTCCTCGACGTAAAAATTGACGGCGACACGGTGCCGCCGGAGCGGGTGCATCTTTTTATGGGCGAGGGCGAGACCCACGCGGCCGACGAGATCTCCGACGAGGATGCGCTCGACTTTCCCCTGCGCCGCACCCTTCACCTGCGGGCCGACCGCCCGGCGCTGGAGAGCGGCACGCACAACCTCGAGCTGACCTTTCGGGCCGACCCGTTCGGCACGCTCACCTTTTCCGTCGAGGACTCGATCTCCGAGCAGGACGAGGCCCTGGAGCGCATTCCCCGCGACCCGGACGACAACTGCAGCCAGGCCATCATCGACGAGCGGCAGCAGTTCGTCGAGGACTACGGCGACACCTCGCTCGACCACGTGCCGCACTATTCGTTCGACCCGGCGGTCACGGAGGGCAACGTCGAAAACTTCACCGGCGTCGCCCAGATTCCGCTCGGTTTTGCCGGGCCGCTCACGGTGCACGGCGAGCACGCGCAGGACGACGTGCTGATCCCCCTCGCCACGTCCGAGGGCACCCTCGTGGCCTCCTACAACCGCGGAATTAAGGTGTGCAACCTGAGCGGGGGCATCGAGGCGACCGTGTCCCGCGACTGCATGCAGCGCGCCCCGGTCTTCATCTTCGACAACGCCCGGGCGGCCCGCGACTTCACCCACTGGGTGGACGACCACATGGACGCGATCCGGGCGGAGGCGGAGTCGACCTCCAGCGTCGCGGAGCTGCTCTACATCGACCACTACCTGTCGAACCACTTCGCGTACCTGCGCTTCAACTACCGCACCGGCGACGCGGCGGGGCAGAACATGGTGGGGCGCGCCACCTTCGCCGCCTGCGGCTGGATCATGGACCAGTACCCGGGCCCAGTCGAACACTTTTACCTGGAATCCAACTTCGCGACGGACAAGAAGGCCTCCCAGGTTAACGTGATGCGGACGCGGGGCAAGCGCGTGACGGCCGAGGCCACCATCGACCGGGACACGCTCGCCCAGCACATGCGGGTGGAGCCCGAGGCCCTGCACCACCACTGGAGCGTGTCGACCGTCGGGGCCTTCCTCTCCGGCGCCAACAACAACGGCGCCCACTCGCCCAACGCCATCACGGCCCTCTTTATCGCCACCGGGCAGGACGTGGCCAACGTCTCCGAATCGTCGGCGGGCGTCCTCTACACCGACATTACCGACGACGGCGATCTCGACATCTCGCTCACCATTCCGTCCCTTATCGTGGCCACGTACGGCGGGGGCACGGGCCTCCCCACCCAGCGCGAGTGCCTGGAGGTGATGGGGTGCTACGGCAAAGGCAAGGTCCACAAGTTTGCCGAGATCGTGGCGGCGGCCACCCTCGCCGGCGAGCTGTCGCTGGGCGCCGCCATCTCGTCGTCCGACTGGGTCTCCAGCCACGAGACCTACGGCCGCAACCGGTAA
- a CDS encoding glycosyltransferase, whose product MLAALEVAVPALYAVAIVVLTAYGGNLLWLALVHAASERLRDGPVPDPDDLPVPDDDWPVVTVQLPLYNEAEVAHRLIDACVQLDYPRSRLDIQVLDDSTDATTERVARRVAHWQAEGVNITHVRRDDRTGYKAGALANGLQRARGDLIAIFDADFVPRPSFLRRLVPRFFDAPDLGMVQARWGHLNRDDSLLTKVQAFGLDAHFAIEQRVRELAGCFLNFNGTAGVWRRACIEDAGGWAHDTLTEDLDLSYRAQLQGWRLTYVPAAEAPAELPPDMNALRAQQFRWAKGGAETALKLTGRLWRSAQPWRVKLEGTFHLTAHFAFPFILLAALTHAPLLLLKGIGHGPGEVYFAVMGFGLFGFAGFFLAQLFAQRALHPDWRRRLRLFVPFMAGTMGLSLSNTSAVWQALRGTDTAFIRTPKVGSAGGDGWWESRYAIREVPRIVWGELALAVYSTVGLGVVIGLGEWAAVPFQALFALGFALVTASSLRQALTAQQGPTASAPASSPAA is encoded by the coding sequence ATGCTTGCAGCCCTCGAGGTCGCCGTTCCGGCACTTTACGCGGTCGCCATCGTGGTCCTCACGGCCTACGGCGGCAACCTCCTCTGGCTGGCCCTCGTCCACGCCGCCAGTGAAAGGCTTCGCGACGGCCCCGTGCCGGACCCCGACGACCTGCCAGTGCCGGACGACGACTGGCCCGTCGTGACCGTGCAGCTGCCCCTCTACAACGAGGCCGAAGTGGCCCACCGCCTCATCGACGCCTGCGTCCAGCTCGACTACCCCCGCTCCCGGCTCGACATCCAGGTCCTCGACGACTCGACCGACGCGACGACCGAGCGGGTGGCCCGGCGCGTCGCCCACTGGCAGGCCGAGGGCGTCAACATCACGCACGTCCGCCGCGACGACCGGACCGGCTACAAGGCCGGCGCCCTCGCCAACGGGCTGCAGCGTGCCCGCGGGGACCTGATCGCGATTTTCGACGCGGACTTCGTGCCGCGCCCGTCGTTCCTCCGCCGCCTCGTGCCGCGCTTCTTCGACGCCCCCGACCTGGGCATGGTGCAGGCCCGCTGGGGCCACCTCAACCGGGACGACTCGCTGCTGACGAAGGTGCAGGCCTTCGGGCTCGACGCCCACTTCGCGATCGAGCAGCGGGTGCGCGAGCTGGCAGGCTGCTTCCTGAACTTCAACGGCACCGCCGGCGTCTGGCGCCGCGCCTGCATCGAGGACGCGGGCGGCTGGGCCCACGACACGCTCACCGAAGACCTCGACCTCAGCTACCGCGCCCAACTGCAGGGGTGGCGCCTCACGTACGTCCCCGCCGCGGAGGCGCCGGCCGAGCTGCCGCCCGACATGAACGCGCTCCGCGCCCAGCAATTTCGGTGGGCGAAGGGCGGCGCCGAAACGGCCCTCAAGCTGACGGGCCGCCTCTGGCGCTCGGCCCAGCCGTGGCGGGTGAAGCTGGAGGGCACGTTCCACCTCACCGCCCACTTCGCCTTCCCGTTTATTCTGCTCGCCGCCCTCACCCACGCCCCGCTCCTGCTGCTCAAGGGCATCGGGCACGGGCCCGGGGAGGTCTATTTCGCCGTCATGGGATTCGGCCTGTTCGGGTTCGCCGGGTTTTTCCTCGCCCAGCTGTTCGCCCAGCGCGCCCTGCACCCCGACTGGCGACGGCGCCTCCGCCTCTTCGTGCCGTTCATGGCCGGCACCATGGGCCTCTCGCTCAGCAACACGAGCGCCGTGTGGCAGGCCCTCCGGGGCACCGACACCGCGTTCATCCGCACGCCGAAGGTGGGGAGTGCCGGCGGCGACGGCTGGTGGGAAAGCCGCTACGCCATCCGCGAGGTGCCCCGCATCGTATGGGGCGAGCTGGCCCTGGCCGTCTACTCGACGGTGGGCCTCGGCGTCGTGATCGGCCTCGGCGAGTGGGCCGCCGTCCCGTTTCAGGCGCTGTTCGCCCTCGGGTTCGCGCTGGTGACCGCGTCGAGCCTGCGGCAGGCCCTAACGGCCCAGCAGGGCCCGACGGCCTCCGCTCCGGCCTCGTCGCCGGCCGCCTGA
- a CDS encoding tetratricopeptide repeat protein: MSVPDLQEPLALLEQEDYDAAIATLHDTVRALPAHLGAHVLLAHAYESQERWAEALQSWAEARFLMPNSPIAEAGTQRVLRRLEDHDGASFTFAFPPSLKTSSPSDADPDAAPNDAASPAEGTEDPPDDADSGLAQLRRQAEREARQGGARPGLSDAPPSSDRPSSPDEAPATPEEQVEQLEDEGDTDDLDHLINELQSARIEPEADADAPPPDVDDEAGMAADDDTEDIVSETLARIHEGQDDYQEAARIYAALAEQEPDRADEFQEKADEMRRKADEAGEDA, translated from the coding sequence ATGTCTGTGCCCGACCTTCAAGAGCCCCTTGCCCTGCTCGAACAGGAGGACTACGACGCCGCCATCGCGACGCTTCACGACACGGTCAGGGCCCTGCCGGCGCATCTGGGGGCGCACGTGCTGCTGGCCCACGCCTACGAGTCCCAGGAACGCTGGGCGGAGGCCCTGCAGTCCTGGGCGGAGGCACGCTTCCTGATGCCGAACAGCCCCATCGCCGAGGCGGGCACCCAGCGGGTCCTTCGCCGCCTGGAGGATCACGACGGCGCCTCGTTCACCTTTGCCTTTCCCCCGTCCCTCAAGACCTCGTCCCCCTCCGACGCCGACCCGGACGCCGCCCCCAACGACGCTGCCTCCCCGGCCGAGGGGACGGAGGACCCGCCCGACGACGCGGACTCCGGCCTGGCCCAGCTGCGGCGCCAGGCCGAACGGGAGGCCCGGCAGGGCGGCGCCCGCCCGGGGCTGTCCGACGCGCCCCCCTCGTCCGACCGCCCGTCCTCGCCCGACGAGGCCCCGGCCACACCGGAAGAGCAGGTCGAACAGCTCGAAGACGAGGGCGACACCGACGACCTTGACCACCTCATCAACGAGCTGCAGTCGGCCCGCATCGAGCCGGAGGCCGACGCCGACGCCCCGCCCCCAGACGTGGACGACGAGGCGGGGATGGCGGCGGACGACGACACGGAGGACATCGTCTCGGAAACGCTGGCCCGCATTCACGAGGGACAGGACGACTACCAGGAGGCCGCCCGGATCTACGCCGCACTGGCCGAGCAGGAGCCCGACCGGGCCGACGAGTTTCAGGAAAAGGCCGACGAGATGCGCAGGAAGGCCGACGAGGCCGGGGAAGACGCCTAG
- a CDS encoding anhydro-N-acetylmuramic acid kinase: MDALLALHRRSRRTVVGLMSGTSLDGVDAALVQLDGSGPDLTMNPEAFVHIPYPTALRDLIRTNTDPASSSVQDVTRLDARLAETYAAAVDRVAAEADVDRGTVDLVGAHGQTVCHLPEPADCAGKDVRATLQLGNPSTLATRLGVPVVGNFRAADLALGGQGAPLVPYFDRVAFTAPDEARGLLNLGGIANLTVLPAGAAPDDVRAFDTGPANMVIDALAARLFDAPHDPDGRHANAGTPDHDLLADLLEGEYFRREPPKSTGRNDFGPDYVDRLLGAAQSRTLSPEDTMATATLLTAASVYQAYAQYVRPEQAIDELIVSGGGVHNDTLLRMLEEAFTPIPVRPTSDYGVAPDAKEALCFAVLAHEAVNGTPTNLPSVTGASARTPLGSLSVPGP, translated from the coding sequence ATGGACGCCCTTCTCGCCCTCCACCGCCGGTCGCGCCGCACGGTCGTCGGCCTCATGTCTGGCACCTCGCTCGACGGCGTGGACGCCGCCCTCGTGCAGCTGGACGGCAGCGGCCCGGACCTGACGATGAACCCCGAGGCGTTCGTACACATCCCCTATCCCACCGCCCTCCGGGACCTCATTCGCACGAACACAGATCCGGCCTCGTCGTCGGTCCAGGACGTGACGCGCCTCGATGCCCGCCTCGCGGAGACGTACGCGGCGGCCGTCGACCGCGTGGCGGCGGAGGCCGACGTGGACCGCGGGACCGTCGACCTCGTGGGGGCCCACGGCCAGACCGTGTGCCACCTCCCTGAGCCGGCGGACTGCGCCGGCAAGGACGTCCGGGCCACGCTCCAGCTCGGCAACCCGTCGACCCTCGCGACGCGGCTGGGCGTGCCGGTCGTCGGCAATTTCCGCGCGGCGGACCTGGCGCTGGGTGGACAGGGCGCCCCGCTCGTGCCGTACTTCGACCGGGTCGCCTTCACCGCCCCCGACGAGGCCCGCGGGCTGCTCAACCTCGGCGGCATCGCCAACCTGACGGTGCTGCCCGCCGGCGCGGCCCCCGACGACGTGCGGGCCTTCGACACGGGCCCGGCCAACATGGTGATCGACGCGCTCGCCGCCCGCCTCTTCGACGCGCCCCACGACCCGGACGGCCGGCACGCCAACGCCGGCACGCCCGACCACGACCTGCTTGCCGACCTGCTGGAGGGCGAGTACTTTCGCCGCGAGCCGCCGAAGTCCACGGGCCGCAACGACTTCGGGCCCGACTACGTGGACCGCCTGCTCGGCGCCGCCCAGTCGCGCACCCTCTCCCCCGAGGACACGATGGCCACGGCGACGCTCCTCACCGCCGCGTCCGTCTACCAGGCCTACGCGCAGTATGTGCGTCCGGAGCAGGCCATCGACGAACTCATCGTCAGTGGCGGCGGCGTGCACAACGACACCCTCCTGCGGATGCTGGAGGAGGCCTTCACCCCAATCCCCGTCCGCCCCACGTCGGACTACGGCGTGGCCCCGGACGCGAAGGAGGCCCTCTGCTTCGCCGTCCTCGCCCACGAGGCCGTCAACGGAACGCCCACGAACCTGCCGTCGGTGACGGGGGCCTCGGCGCGCACCCCTCTCGGCTCTCTGAGCGTGCCCGGCCCGTAG